From the genome of Arthrobacter russicus:
TTCGTGCCGAACTTGACGTTGGGCCTGCCGATTGTCCGCCGGATTCAGGAAGTCAGCCCGATTCCGCTCGACGTGCATCTGATGATCAGCGATGCGGACCGCTGGGCCCCCGAGTATGCGGACACCGGAGCCGCTTCGGTGACTTTCCACGCCGAAGCTTCGGCGGCTCCGATTCGTTTGGCGCGCGAACTTCGGGCGCGCGGTGCCAAAGCCGGCATGGCGTTGCGCCCGGCCACCCCGTTGGAACCGTACCTGGACATGCTCGACGAGCTGGACTTGCTGTTGCTGATGACCGTGGAGCCGGGATTCGGCGGCCAAGCCTTCCTGGACCTGGTGCTGCCGAAGATCGTCCGGGCGCGGGCCGCGATCGACGGATCCGGAGCTGCCGTGGCCCTGCAGATCGACGGCGGCGTCTCGCCGGAGACGATCGAACGGGCGGCTGCTGCCGGTGCCGATGTGTTCGTCGCGGGATCCGCGGTTTACAACACCCCCGACCCGGCTGCGGCGATCGACCTGCTCCGCAGCCTCGGAACCCGCTAGCCGAGGCCCGATCCGTGAGCGGAGCGGCCCCCGGACGGTTCGTCGTCGAGCTTCCGGACGAAGACGTCGCCAGGATGCTGCAGCTGATCGACCAGGAACGCCGTCGGGCGCCCGCGCCGGAGGCCGCTTGGGCGAGCGCGGCGGACTGCCGAGGCTTCGACCGGCTGTGCGATTACTGGTTGAACGGCTTCGACTGGTCCGCGCAACAAGCACGGCTGAACGAACAACCCCAGTTCACCCTGGAGGTCGACGGTGTGCTGGTGCATTTCGTCCACCAGCGTGCCGCCGGCGGGCCGGGGATCCCGCTGCTGCTGGCGCACAGCTGGCCCAGCACGTTCCTCGAATACCTGCCGCTGGTGCCGGTTCTGACCAATCCTTCGGCATACGGCATCCCGGGTCCCGGCTTCGATGTGGTGATCCCTTCGCTGCCGGGCTTCGGATTCTCCGAACGCCCCCGCGGCAAAGCGTGGAGCTACGCCGCCACCGCCGGTTTGTGGCACCGGCTGATGCAGCAGTTGGGCTATTCCGAGTTTGCCGTTTCGGGAACCGGATTCGGTGCCGGAGTGGCCTCGATGATGGCCTGGCAACATCCGGAACGGATGTCCGCTTTGCAATTGAACAGTGTGGACGTGCCCCCGCCGCCGAGCCCCGAGCAGGCTTTGTCGACCGCGGAACTCCTGGCTCTGGCGCAAAGCGGCTGCTGGGATGCGGCGGCACCGGCCCAGCCGTGTGGACTGGTGCCGAAGTCGAACATGCTTTCTTTTGCCCTGGCGGATTCGCCCTATTCGGTTGCCGCCTGGATCGTCCAGCGCTGGCGGTTGTGGGCCGGCCCAGCGGCCGATCTCTCCGAAGCCTCGGACCACGACTCGCTGTTGACCATGCTCAGCCTGTACTGGCTTACCGGGACCACTGGAGCGTCGATCCTCGACTTCTACGACAACCGGGCCGAGCCGCCGCGTCTGGAGCCCGGCCAGAAGATTACCGTGCCGACGGCGATCGGCGTGTTTCCGGATTCGGCCGGAAACCGGGGCCCCGACGGAGCGGAATTCGAGTGGCAGAAGCGGCTCTACCGGCTCGAACGAATCACCGAGTTCCCGCGGATCGGCAGCTTCGGAGTGATCCACGATCCGCAACTGCTGGCCCGGGAGCTGTTCCAGTTCGTCCAAGATTGCGCCCGATGACGGCGAACCGGCAGCTGCCGGGCCGGCCAGGAATAAGCGTGCCGGCAATGCGGTTCGACATGTCATAATCGTTAGATCAACGTGCTCCGGGGTCGGTGTAAGTCCGAACCGGCGGTAATAGTCCGCGACCCGTGCGCGGCGGCTGGGAACGGTCGTCGCAATCGGTTGAACCGGTGAAATTCCGGTACCGACAGTTAAAGTCTGGATGGGAGAAGCACGTGTGATGCAGTGCGCTGTGACGAGCGCGCAGCATTGACGTTCCCCGGAGCCATCGCAGTGGATGGAAAGGGAGAACATGAT
Proteins encoded in this window:
- the rpe gene encoding ribulose-phosphate 3-epimerase produces the protein MSCAIHPSILSADFVNLESELLRIGNADAVHVDVMDNHFVPNLTLGLPIVRRIQEVSPIPLDVHLMISDADRWAPEYADTGAASVTFHAEASAAPIRLARELRARGAKAGMALRPATPLEPYLDMLDELDLLLLMTVEPGFGGQAFLDLVLPKIVRARAAIDGSGAAVALQIDGGVSPETIERAAAAGADVFVAGSAVYNTPDPAAAIDLLRSLGTR
- a CDS encoding epoxide hydrolase family protein gives rise to the protein MSGAAPGRFVVELPDEDVARMLQLIDQERRRAPAPEAAWASAADCRGFDRLCDYWLNGFDWSAQQARLNEQPQFTLEVDGVLVHFVHQRAAGGPGIPLLLAHSWPSTFLEYLPLVPVLTNPSAYGIPGPGFDVVIPSLPGFGFSERPRGKAWSYAATAGLWHRLMQQLGYSEFAVSGTGFGAGVASMMAWQHPERMSALQLNSVDVPPPPSPEQALSTAELLALAQSGCWDAAAPAQPCGLVPKSNMLSFALADSPYSVAAWIVQRWRLWAGPAADLSEASDHDSLLTMLSLYWLTGTTGASILDFYDNRAEPPRLEPGQKITVPTAIGVFPDSAGNRGPDGAEFEWQKRLYRLERITEFPRIGSFGVIHDPQLLARELFQFVQDCAR